The following proteins are co-located in the Leptidea sinapis chromosome 30, ilLepSina1.1, whole genome shotgun sequence genome:
- the LOC126973747 gene encoding uncharacterized protein LOC126973747: LDLLQGALDSPDTHLTAPLPPARWGSARHPLQLTRETHELLATRAEAALRHLLVTDNYDSVSNFIALHDEFAKSDQVLFDVFEKYAPPIRSQKHTCVGLSIELIRRWRVLEKNFRGYAGATMLASCEEAVVHVEEYVGAGPGPDSVPNAEKEHVMVCVQVAVDGRPGVMLADPGYHVPRIVTVMADRAYPHTGWFLQSDEPQCRKEYEYTFNVQNSGYVEWRERQTRGGNVKLQTSLVYVAKPYLDAVNVTERRNLVYNFRSLLSRDQKGHLKAGLYFPVDGRGKDAVFTLFIDNGEQHKTKYKFNMFTDTDNIPESVKDEVERCNTMMNYKAGELLGIICKLAEVLANETFVDQLLEINEEICRLCL, translated from the exons CTCGATCTGCTTCAGGGCGCGCTCGACTCGCCCGACACACACTTGACCGCGCCGCTTCCTCCCGCACGATGGGGGTCCGCTAGACACCCTCTCCAACTGACCCGCGAAACTCACGAGCTCCTCGCGACGAGGGCCGAAGCGGCGCTGAGACACCTTCTGGTCACTGACAACTACGACTCAGTCAGTAACTTCATCGCGCTCCACGATGAGTTCGCCAAATCAGATCAAGTGCTGTTCGATGTGTTCGAAAAGTACGCGCCGCCGATAAGAAGTCAGAAACACACGTGTGTGGGCCTGAGTATCGAACTGATTCGACGATGGCGGGTGCTGGAGAAGAATTTCCGCGGATACGCCGGCGCGACGATGCTGGCGTCATGCGAGGAGGCTGTGGTCCACGTTGAGGAGTACGTGGGGGCGGGGCCAGGACCGGATAGCGTACCAAACGCAGAGAAGGAGCACGTGATGGTGTGCGTCCAGGTCGCAGTGGACGGGAGGCCGGGAGTGATGTTGGCAGACCCCGGCTACCACGTGCCCAGGATAGTCACCGTGATGGCCGACCGGGCCTACCCTCACacag GCTGGTTCCTCCAATCAGATGAACCACAGTGCCGCAAAGAGTACGAGTACACCTTCAATGTCCAGAACAGCGGCTACGTGGAGTGGAGAGAGCGGCAGACCAGGGGAGGAAACGTTAAGCTGCAGACATCCCTGGTGTACGTCGCCAAGCCTTACCTGGACGCGGTCAACGTTACCGAGAGAAGGAACCTTGTGTATAACTTCAG GAGCCTTCTGTCCCGCGACCAAAAGGGTCATCTAAAGGCCGGGTTGTACTTTCCCGTAGACGGGCGGGGCAAGGACGCCGTGTTTACGCTTTTCATCGACAACGGGGAGCAGCACAAGACCAAGTATAAATTCAACATGTTCACAGATACAGATAAT ATACCAGAATCGGTCAAAGACGAAGTGGAACGATGCAACACCATGATGAATTATAAGGCTGGTGAACTTCTTGGCATAATCTGCAAGTTAGCTGAAGTGCTCGCCAATgaaacattcgtcgaccaactGCTTGAAATCAACGAGGAAATCTGCCGGCTGTGCCTCTAA